One stretch of Puniceicoccus vermicola DNA includes these proteins:
- a CDS encoding alpha-1,4-glucan--maltose-1-phosphate maltosyltransferase, with the protein MTPTDPLASGANRVIIENVEPSCDHGLFPVKTIIGEPVEVSAHIFTDGHDTIRAVFRYRLINTETWAEIPLEQQPNDEWSTRIFPEVIGIHEFSVAAWVDPFFSWQNGFRKKVDSAQPLNVEIEIGIDLIEDLQNRANSSSRDALRQMASLLREPGVPMGEKIHLLLGDELTDLARDFPDRRHETVLPSREIWVERKRAAFSSWYEFFPRSWAKTPGQHGTFDEAQPMLENVASLGFNVVYLPPIHPIGHTHRKGKNNSLEATPTDVGSPWAIGSKKGGHKDIHPALGSLKSFRDFIWKAGELGMEVAMDIAFQCSPDHPYVNEHPEWFKWRPDGTVQFAENPPKKYEDIIPFDFECETWRELWDELKSVLVHWIECGVRVFRIDNPHTKPFEFWRWAIREIKTQYPDVLFLAEAFTRPKLKYRLGKSGFTHGYTYFTWRNTKEELEGYMKELCAPERQRTFWPNFWPNTPDILPEVLQYGGRPAFVQRLILAATLSSNYGMYGPAFEQCVHEAFPGKEEYNFSEKYEIKQWDLSAPGNLRPIIRRINHIRRDHAALQRTFNIRFVETDNPQLIAFIKHDPSGLDIILTVVNLDPYNEQSGWIVLPLEEYGVDSTHPFLVQDLLPEPDGDMPRANYLWNGPRNFIKLNPHVCPAHIFRIFRKQRHEEDFDYWL; encoded by the coding sequence ATGACACCTACTGATCCCCTCGCCTCCGGTGCCAACCGGGTCATCATCGAGAACGTCGAGCCCTCCTGCGATCACGGGCTCTTCCCCGTAAAAACGATCATAGGAGAACCGGTCGAAGTCTCGGCCCACATTTTTACCGACGGCCACGACACAATCCGCGCCGTCTTCCGCTATCGCCTGATCAACACGGAGACCTGGGCCGAGATACCTTTGGAACAGCAGCCCAATGACGAGTGGAGCACCCGCATCTTTCCCGAGGTCATCGGCATCCATGAATTTTCCGTCGCCGCCTGGGTCGATCCCTTCTTCAGCTGGCAGAATGGTTTCCGCAAGAAAGTCGACTCGGCGCAACCTCTGAACGTCGAGATCGAGATCGGAATCGATCTGATTGAAGACCTGCAGAATCGGGCGAACTCGAGCAGCCGCGACGCCCTTCGCCAAATGGCCTCCCTCCTCCGCGAGCCGGGCGTGCCGATGGGGGAGAAGATCCACCTGCTTCTCGGAGACGAACTCACCGACCTCGCCCGGGACTTCCCGGACCGGAGGCACGAGACGGTTCTGCCCTCCCGGGAAATCTGGGTCGAGCGGAAGCGCGCCGCCTTCAGCTCTTGGTACGAATTCTTTCCGCGCTCCTGGGCCAAGACTCCCGGGCAGCATGGCACTTTCGACGAAGCCCAACCGATGCTGGAGAACGTGGCCTCGCTCGGCTTCAACGTGGTCTACCTCCCGCCGATCCATCCCATCGGCCACACTCACCGCAAAGGCAAAAACAACAGTCTCGAAGCCACCCCCACCGACGTCGGAAGCCCATGGGCCATCGGCTCGAAAAAAGGCGGCCACAAGGATATTCATCCGGCTCTCGGCAGCCTCAAGAGTTTCCGCGACTTCATCTGGAAGGCGGGCGAACTCGGCATGGAAGTGGCCATGGACATCGCCTTTCAATGCTCTCCCGACCACCCTTACGTCAACGAGCACCCCGAATGGTTTAAGTGGCGGCCAGACGGCACCGTCCAGTTTGCGGAAAACCCTCCGAAGAAATACGAGGACATCATCCCCTTCGACTTCGAATGCGAAACCTGGCGCGAGCTCTGGGACGAACTCAAATCCGTTCTCGTCCACTGGATCGAGTGCGGCGTCCGCGTTTTCCGTATCGATAATCCGCATACCAAGCCCTTTGAGTTTTGGCGGTGGGCGATTCGCGAAATCAAGACCCAGTATCCCGACGTCCTCTTCCTCGCCGAAGCTTTCACACGTCCGAAGTTAAAATACCGGCTAGGCAAATCGGGCTTCACCCACGGCTACACCTACTTCACTTGGCGCAATACCAAAGAGGAACTGGAAGGCTACATGAAGGAACTTTGCGCCCCCGAACGGCAGCGGACCTTCTGGCCCAACTTCTGGCCCAACACACCCGACATTCTCCCGGAAGTCCTCCAGTACGGCGGGCGTCCCGCCTTTGTGCAGCGACTCATCCTCGCCGCAACCCTCTCGTCGAACTACGGGATGTATGGTCCCGCTTTTGAGCAGTGCGTTCACGAGGCTTTCCCCGGCAAAGAGGAATACAATTTCTCCGAGAAATACGAGATCAAGCAGTGGGATCTTTCCGCTCCCGGGAATCTCCGGCCGATCATCCGCCGCATCAATCACATTCGCCGCGATCACGCCGCCCTCCAGCGAACCTTCAACATTCGCTTTGTCGAGACGGACAACCCCCAGCTCATCGCCTTCATCAAGCACGACCCGAGCGGGCTCGATATCATCCTCACTGTCGTCAACCTCGACCCCTACAACGAGCAAAGCGGCTGGATCGTTCTCCCTCTCGAGGAGTACGGCGTCGACTCGACCCATCCCTTCCTCGTTCAGGACCTCCTCCCCGAGCCAGACGGCGATATGCCACGCGCGAACTATCTCTGGAACGGACCGCGAAATTTCATCAAACTCAATCCTCACGTCTGCCCGGCTCACATCTTCCGAATCTTCCGCAAGCAAAGACATGAGGAAGATTTCGACTACTGGCTCTAA
- the glgA gene encoding glycogen synthase, which yields MKTLLLTNEYPPNVYGGAGVHVDYLSRHLASHIEVDVRCFGDQNIDSGNLQVQGFPGISGDMKFPPNLKSILDSSQRCLGFNQAGIDADVVHCHTWYTHLGGIFAKLNYGIPLVVTIHSLEPLRPWKREQLGGGYDFSLWVERTAIEMADSIIAVSKGTRDDVLRNFRVDTGKIKVIYNGIDTEEYHKVSESDALTANGIDPNRPYVLFVGRITRQKGIIHLVNALKYLDPEIQVVLCAGAPDTPEIAAEMKEAFGRAATEREHLVWIEKMLPRDQMIQVYSHAALFCCPSIYEPFGIINLEAMACETPVVAASVGGIPEVVVHGETGHLVPLAQEEEAPFAPRDPDTFSRDLARPINRIMASPSLRKSYGTAGRKRAESTFSWKSIAEETAKLYDSLRKHS from the coding sequence ATGAAAACCCTCCTCCTCACAAACGAATATCCCCCGAACGTTTATGGAGGAGCTGGCGTTCACGTCGATTACCTGAGTCGTCACCTCGCCTCGCACATCGAGGTCGACGTGCGCTGCTTTGGTGATCAAAACATCGATTCGGGCAATCTTCAGGTGCAGGGCTTTCCGGGGATCAGCGGGGACATGAAGTTCCCTCCAAACCTCAAATCGATTCTCGATTCATCGCAGCGCTGCCTCGGTTTCAACCAGGCAGGCATTGATGCTGACGTTGTCCACTGCCACACGTGGTATACTCACCTCGGCGGGATTTTCGCGAAACTGAACTACGGTATCCCGCTCGTAGTTACGATCCACTCCCTGGAGCCTCTCCGCCCTTGGAAACGAGAGCAGCTCGGAGGCGGTTATGATTTCTCCCTCTGGGTGGAACGCACCGCGATCGAGATGGCCGATTCGATCATCGCCGTCTCCAAAGGCACCCGCGACGATGTTCTCCGCAACTTCCGGGTCGACACCGGCAAAATCAAGGTCATCTACAACGGCATCGACACGGAGGAATATCATAAAGTCTCGGAGAGCGACGCCCTCACCGCCAACGGCATCGACCCGAACCGCCCCTACGTGCTCTTTGTCGGCCGAATCACCCGGCAAAAGGGGATCATCCACCTCGTCAACGCCCTGAAATATTTGGATCCCGAGATTCAGGTGGTCCTCTGTGCGGGTGCGCCGGACACACCGGAAATCGCTGCCGAGATGAAGGAAGCCTTCGGCCGTGCCGCCACTGAACGCGAGCACTTGGTCTGGATCGAGAAGATGCTCCCCCGGGACCAGATGATCCAAGTCTACTCTCACGCCGCCCTCTTCTGCTGCCCTTCGATTTACGAACCCTTCGGCATCATTAACCTCGAAGCGATGGCCTGCGAAACCCCGGTTGTCGCGGCCTCGGTGGGAGGGATTCCGGAGGTGGTCGTCCATGGCGAAACCGGACACCTTGTTCCGCTCGCTCAAGAAGAGGAAGCTCCCTTCGCCCCCCGTGACCCTGACACTTTCTCGCGCGACCTCGCGCGACCGATCAACCGGATCATGGCGAGCCCGAGTCTACGGAAATCCTACGGGACGGCAGGACGGAAACGAGCCGAGTCCACTTTCAGTTGGAAATCCATTGCCGAGGAAACCGCAAAGCTCTACGATTCCCTTCGGAAACATTCATGA
- a CDS encoding acetyl-CoA carboxylase carboxyltransferase subunit alpha, which translates to MEKSEFTLEFEKPLRELEGQLRRLQETSEQSNMDVSEEIQAIEGKIEKTKREVYSGLTVWQRVQLARHPKRPTSLDHIANIFTGFEEIHGDRLFKDDPAFVGGPAFFNGRPVMVIGQQKGRDTKGNLRRNFGCPHPEGYRKALRLMRMAEKFDMPIISLIDTPGAFPGIGAEERHVAEAIAVNIREMSLFKVPIIAIVIGEGGSGGALGVALADSVLILENAYYSVISPEGCAAILWKDRKFAPEAAEALGLSGKSLLEHGVVDEVIPEPFGGAQSDPKETSESLRTAIGRHLNKFGKMKTENLLQHRYDRFRKLGVYSEQ; encoded by the coding sequence ATGGAAAAGTCCGAGTTTACTCTGGAATTCGAGAAACCCCTCCGCGAACTCGAAGGCCAGCTACGGCGCCTGCAGGAAACCTCCGAGCAGAGCAACATGGATGTGTCTGAAGAAATTCAGGCGATCGAAGGAAAGATCGAGAAGACCAAACGTGAGGTCTACTCTGGTCTGACCGTTTGGCAGCGGGTGCAACTGGCCCGCCACCCCAAGCGTCCGACCTCCCTCGACCACATCGCCAACATCTTCACCGGATTCGAGGAAATCCACGGCGATCGCCTTTTCAAAGACGATCCGGCCTTTGTCGGTGGTCCAGCCTTCTTCAACGGTCGTCCCGTCATGGTCATCGGCCAGCAGAAGGGGCGCGACACAAAAGGCAACCTACGCCGCAATTTCGGGTGTCCGCATCCGGAAGGTTACCGCAAGGCCTTGCGTCTCATGCGGATGGCGGAAAAGTTCGACATGCCGATCATCTCCCTCATCGACACTCCGGGGGCTTTCCCCGGGATCGGTGCCGAGGAGCGCCACGTCGCAGAAGCGATCGCAGTAAACATCCGGGAAATGAGCCTCTTCAAGGTGCCGATCATCGCGATCGTCATCGGTGAAGGAGGTTCCGGTGGCGCCTTGGGTGTCGCCTTGGCGGACTCCGTCCTCATCCTTGAGAACGCCTACTATTCCGTCATCTCTCCAGAGGGCTGCGCCGCCATCCTCTGGAAGGATCGCAAATTTGCCCCGGAAGCCGCCGAGGCCCTCGGTCTCAGTGGAAAATCGCTCCTCGAACACGGAGTCGTCGATGAAGTCATCCCGGAACCCTTCGGCGGAGCTCAATCCGACCCGAAGGAGACCTCCGAGAGCCTGCGCACGGCCATCGGGCGCCATTTGAACAAGTTCGGAAAGATGAAAACCGAAAATCTGCTCCAGCATCGTTACGACCGATTCCGCAAGCTGGGCGTTTATTCCGAGCAATAG
- a CDS encoding DUF1015 domain-containing protein translates to MRIRSFQGLRPSTEAVANVVSLPYDVVSTEEARELAEGKPESMLHVVRAEIDFPEGQNPYADEVYAKAVENFKKLQESGALVRESEPCLFLYRQKMGEHSQTGVVAVSHVDDYDAGKIKRHERTRVAKENDRTRLTKEMGANAGPVFLTFRDDARIHSLVDAHCRETPLYDLTAPDGIQHTVWRVPGGSEFVEAFKNVGAFYIADGHHRAASAARVGRESREANPNHTGEEDYNWFLSVLFPAQELKILAYNRLVLDKNGLSDEEILDKIGAVAEVRADADAEPTEPREIRFYLGGKWYGIRLEPEEGADPVSSLDVSLLQDRILDPIFGIGDPRTDERIEFVGGIRGTGFLEQRVDDGKAGIAFSLYPVLVEQLMDIADADAVMPPKSTWFEPKLRSGFAIHTFDI, encoded by the coding sequence ATGCGTATCCGATCCTTTCAGGGGCTCCGTCCCTCCACTGAAGCCGTAGCCAACGTCGTTTCCCTTCCATACGATGTGGTCTCCACTGAGGAGGCTCGCGAACTCGCCGAGGGGAAGCCGGAGAGCATGCTGCATGTGGTCCGCGCCGAGATTGATTTTCCGGAGGGGCAGAACCCCTACGCGGATGAGGTCTACGCAAAAGCGGTTGAGAACTTTAAGAAACTCCAGGAGAGCGGAGCGTTGGTTCGCGAGAGTGAGCCTTGCCTCTTTCTCTATCGTCAGAAGATGGGCGAGCACAGTCAGACTGGAGTCGTGGCGGTGAGCCATGTCGACGATTACGATGCGGGAAAGATCAAGCGTCACGAGAGGACTCGGGTCGCCAAGGAAAATGACCGCACTCGTCTCACCAAGGAAATGGGTGCCAATGCCGGGCCGGTTTTCCTTACCTTCCGCGACGACGCTCGGATTCACTCCCTCGTCGATGCACATTGCCGCGAAACTCCCCTCTACGACCTAACGGCACCGGATGGCATTCAGCACACGGTCTGGCGGGTTCCGGGCGGTAGCGAATTTGTCGAAGCCTTCAAGAATGTGGGCGCTTTCTACATTGCCGACGGGCACCACCGCGCCGCTAGTGCCGCACGAGTCGGCCGCGAATCCCGCGAGGCGAATCCGAACCATACTGGCGAAGAAGACTACAACTGGTTTCTCTCCGTATTGTTTCCAGCTCAAGAGCTGAAGATCCTCGCCTACAATCGCCTAGTCCTCGACAAGAATGGCCTCTCCGACGAGGAAATCCTCGACAAGATTGGAGCCGTGGCCGAGGTCCGTGCCGACGCCGACGCCGAGCCCACCGAACCGCGTGAGATTCGTTTTTATCTTGGCGGAAAATGGTACGGCATCCGTCTTGAGCCCGAGGAGGGCGCGGACCCCGTCTCTTCTCTCGACGTTAGCCTGCTTCAAGACCGCATCCTCGATCCCATTTTCGGAATCGGCGATCCCCGCACCGACGAGCGTATCGAGTTCGTTGGCGGAATCCGGGGCACTGGTTTCCTCGAGCAACGGGTCGACGACGGCAAGGCTGGCATTGCCTTCAGCCTCTATCCAGTTCTTGTCGAACAACTAATGGATATTGCGGACGCCGATGCGGTCATGCCGCCAAAGAGCACATGGTTTGAGCCGAAACTCCGTTCCGGATTTGCGATTCACACCTTTGACATTTGA
- a CDS encoding YdcF family protein yields the protein MTTFLLRKLISALLYPPTFCLLIACAGFLLVVSGRFLKTGTVLLGIGLLGLLFLSIPAFQQPFIRWIESEPDNNPPEDVTAIVVLGSGVNAWDSPSPPSSQLSSSSLSRAMEGIRLAKHYPDIPLIFTGGTIGQRPASSAAMAALARELGIRPDRILAFDSPTSTWEEAQRTAQEIEPGKILLVSSALHVPRAAVLFTKTGFNPIPAPTDFLADESSTDLLDFLPSANAWLNWQRLFHEIYGRAWARLTSH from the coding sequence GACCACCTTCCTTCTCCGCAAACTGATATCGGCTCTTCTATATCCCCCGACCTTTTGCCTCCTCATCGCCTGCGCGGGATTTCTACTCGTGGTCAGCGGCCGTTTTCTCAAAACCGGCACAGTCCTCTTGGGCATCGGCCTCCTCGGTCTTCTATTTCTCTCCATTCCCGCGTTCCAGCAACCCTTCATTCGGTGGATAGAGAGTGAGCCGGACAATAATCCCCCGGAGGATGTAACCGCCATCGTCGTTCTCGGTAGTGGCGTCAACGCCTGGGACTCCCCGTCCCCGCCCTCCAGCCAGCTCAGTTCATCGAGCCTCTCACGGGCCATGGAAGGAATCCGCCTCGCCAAACACTACCCCGACATCCCCCTGATTTTCACCGGAGGAACCATCGGCCAACGCCCCGCCTCCTCCGCCGCCATGGCGGCCCTAGCCCGAGAACTCGGAATCCGCCCCGACCGCATCCTCGCCTTCGACTCCCCGACCTCCACTTGGGAAGAGGCCCAGCGCACCGCCCAAGAAATCGAACCCGGAAAAATCCTCCTAGTCTCCTCAGCCCTCCACGTCCCCCGGGCCGCCGTCCTCTTTACCAAAACGGGATTCAACCCCATCCCCGCCCCCACCGATTTCCTCGCCGACGAGTCCTCCACCGACCTACTCGACTTCCTCCCCAGCGCCAACGCCTGGCTCAACTGGCAACGCCTCTTCCACGAAATCTACGGCAGAGCCTGGGCTCGCCTCACCAGTCATTAA